The sequence GTACTTGTCCGCGAACGACTCCAGGAAGTAGCGGGCGAGCAGCTCGATATCGTCGGCGCGCTCCCTCAGCGGCGGCAGCTCGAGGTTGAACACGTTCAGCCTATAGAAGAGATCCTGACGCAGCTTCCCTTCCCTGACCGCGGCCGCCGGAGGGCGGTTGGTGGCCGCAATCACGCGGACGGATACCGGGATGCTGGCGGAGCCGCCGATCCGGCGCACCCGGCCTTCTTCGAGCACGCGCAGGAACTTGGCCTGGACCTCGACCGCCATCTCGGTGATCTCGTCGAGGAAAAGCGTACCCCCGTCGGCTTGCTCGAAGCATCCCTGCCGGCGCTCGATCGCGTTGGTGAACGCTCCCTTTTCGTGGCCGAAAAGCTCGCTTTCCATGAGCGTCGGCGAGATCGCGGCGCAGTTCAACGCGAGAAACGTTCCTTCGCGGCGGGGCGAGAGCTCGTGAAGCGTGCGCGCCACCAGCTCCTTTCCCGTGCCGCTTTCTCCGTGGATCAGCACCGCGGCGTCGGTCGGCGCGATCTGGCCGATGCGCTGATAGAGCCGGCGCATCGGAGGCGATTTGCCGATCAGCGGGCCGTAGGAGCCAAGGGGGGACTCGAGCTTCTGCCGCAGCGCGTCGGCCTCGCGTACCAGCGACACCTGCTTGAGGCCGTTTTCGAGCACGGTGCGCAGCTTTTGCGGCTCGAGCGGCTTGGTGAGGTATTCGAACGCGCCCAGCTTGATCGCTTGCACCGCCGTTTCGATCGTGGCCTGGCCGGTGAGCATGATGACGGCCGTCTGCTTGATACGATCCCCGAGCGACTTGAGGAGATCGATTCCCGTCAGGCCCGGCATCATCAGGTCCGTGACGATCGCCTGCGGCAGCTCGCGTTCGCAAAGCCGCAGGGCGGTGGCGCCGTCGGCGGCCGCCAGGGCGGAGAAGCCCCAGCTCTCGAGCAGCGCGACGAGACCGTCGCGTGTGGAGGCGTCGTCTTCGACGACCAGAACCGTCTGCTTGGGTCGGGCCACGGTCAGGATAACTCCAGCGGCAGGGTCACCACGAACGTTGCGCCGCGACCGACACCGTTGCGGTCCTCGTAGCGGAGCGATCCGCCGTGAGCCTCCACGATCAGCTGGCTCAAGGGTAGCCCGATGCCGCTTCCGCCGATTTTCGTGGTCTTGCCGAACTCGAAAAGTTGCGACCGCCGCTCGGGCGGCACCCCCGGGCCGGCGTCGCTGAAGCGCAACGTCAACCGCGCGCCGTCTCTTTCCCCGCTGACGCGGATCTCGCCGCCGTTCGGCTGCGCCTCCATCGCGTTTCGCAGCAGGTTGTCGAACGATTGTCGCAGCCGCGTGCCGTCCCCCTGGACGATGCAGGGGCCGGCAGGGAACTCTTTGATCAGGGCGATTTTTTGCGCCGCGCACTGGCCCGAGATCGCTTCCAGGCTCGCAGCGAGCACATCGGCGAGGTTCACCGGCTTGCGTTCCATGGTAACGGGTGCCGAGTAGTCGGTGAAGTCGCGTACCAGCCGCTCCACCTGGCGAATCCCCGCGTCAAGCGCGGCAAGCGAGCGCTCCTGCTGCTCGGCCGGCGCCCCCGACTCCTTTTCGCCGCGGGCCGCGTTGCGGAGGAGCTCGAGATGGATGGCCAGGGCGTTGAGCGGGGTGCGCACCTCGTGCGCGAGCGTGCGGGCCGCCATCGCGAGGCGCTGCGCGGTCGCGGGGACCGTACCCGTCTGGCGCTGTTTCATGACCAGACGGTCGATCAAGTCGAGCGTGGTCCCCACCTCGTCGCGGCTCGCATAGGCGGGGCGTTCGCTGTAGGTGCCGGCCTCGGCGCTTCGCAGGGTGTCGGCGATCAAGCGAAAACGCTTGGTGTAAAGAGCCGTGGTCAGAAAAGCGCTGAGCAGGGCAATTCCGCCCCCGAGCGCGAACAAGAGCGTGAGCTGGCGCCACATTCCGGAAATCAGCTCGGTCCAGTCGGCGGGATTCACCCACAGTCGCAACCCGCCGGGACCGCGCACGCCCTCCGGCATCTGGAGCGGCACGAGCACGTCGTAATACGTCGTGCCTCCCTGCTGCCTGGCGTTGACCGTGGCGATCCCCCGTCGCAGGTTCTCGTAC is a genomic window of Candidatus Zixiibacteriota bacterium containing:
- a CDS encoding sigma-54 dependent transcriptional regulator — translated: MARPKQTVLVVEDDASTRDGLVALLESWGFSALAAADGATALRLCERELPQAIVTDLMMPGLTGIDLLKSLGDRIKQTAVIMLTGQATIETAVQAIKLGAFEYLTKPLEPQKLRTVLENGLKQVSLVREADALRQKLESPLGSYGPLIGKSPPMRRLYQRIGQIAPTDAAVLIHGESGTGKELVARTLHELSPRREGTFLALNCAAISPTLMESELFGHEKGAFTNAIERRQGCFEQADGGTLFLDEITEMAVEVQAKFLRVLEEGRVRRIGGSASIPVSVRVIAATNRPPAAAVREGKLRQDLFYRLNVFNLELPPLRERADDIELLARYFLESFADKYGRPLLSWSTDFVPALQAHGWPGNVRELRNGMERLAVLAPGPQLTAEDVRQFCLSPVLSEEPESEPLSLAEAERQAIERALAATAGNKTQAARLLGITPKTLNAKLALYRAE
- a CDS encoding HAMP domain-containing sensor histidine kinase — its product is MSLRQQQVAVFLGTVLLIFGLFAAGVWLIAQRLTREATLQTALVMARQVEIALADSLRQRPAARQPQVAQSQGSSFWSFLGNIFPGPRPAPRAQSGRAASRQSEVKGLMRAFVDRSGSIEAMWVLNAEGRILYSSLGQETGDKLTDRAMYENLRRGIATVNARQQGGTTYYDVLVPLQMPEGVRGPGGLRLWVNPADWTELISGMWRQLTLLFALGGGIALLSAFLTTALYTKRFRLIADTLRSAEAGTYSERPAYASRDEVGTTLDLIDRLVMKQRQTGTVPATAQRLAMAARTLAHEVRTPLNALAIHLELLRNAARGEKESGAPAEQQERSLAALDAGIRQVERLVRDFTDYSAPVTMERKPVNLADVLAASLEAISGQCAAQKIALIKEFPAGPCIVQGDGTRLRQSFDNLLRNAMEAQPNGGEIRVSGERDGARLTLRFSDAGPGVPPERRSQLFEFGKTTKIGGSGIGLPLSQLIVEAHGGSLRYEDRNGVGRGATFVVTLPLELS